Proteins encoded in a region of the Prunus persica cultivar Lovell chromosome G4, Prunus_persica_NCBIv2, whole genome shotgun sequence genome:
- the LOC109948993 gene encoding BAHD acyltransferase At5g47980-like codes for MASEIKVEVTHKETIKPSSPTPSHLQITNLSVFDQLSPDVYIPLLLFYPNNSSDDDDEVNKIDHHSLVAEKSKLLKASLSETLTHFYPFAGKFQYNVSISCNDHGTAFSEAQVNCPILKILDKPDFGILRKLLPTDIASTQADTGYLLLVQANFFECGGLAIGVSSSHIISDAYTLRTFIKSWADIALMGTFTTDRHAVLPQKFGAAATLFPQLDFLNSAQPAVEFAEEKCITKRFVFDASNIAALKSRAASAALPNPTRVEAVSALIWKCVWEASRVSTSGIVRPSEWSLVVNIRKILVQQPLADDLMGNLVGVFTVKTEAREVVDIDVQSLVTKLRKGVEEFKAKYGNGVSGVEVCHFFKEFRNFMTRDADNYNCSSWCRFPFYETNFGWGNPLWVCQCIGVKNLFVLMDTRNGDGVEASLTFNEEVMAVFETNKNLLEYASVNPAVI; via the coding sequence ATGGCTTCAGAGATCAAGGTTGAAGTCACTCACAAGGAAACAATTAAACCATCCTCTCCAACTCCTTCACATCTTCAAATTACCAACCTCTCTGTTTTTGATCAGCTTTCTCCTGATGTTTATATACCACTACTTCTCTTCTACCCCAACAATAgtagtgatgatgatgatgaggtcaATAAAATTGATCACCATTCTTTGGTTGCTGAAAAATCCAAGCTTCTAAAGGCATCATTATCTGAAACCCTAACTCACTTCTACCCCTTTGCAGGTAAATTCCAATAtaatgtttcaatttcttgCAATGACCATGGGACTGCATTTTCTGAAGCTCAAGTGAACTGTCccatattgaaaattttggacaAACCCGATTTTGGGATCCTAAGAAAATTGCTTCCAACTGATATAGCATCCACACAAGCAGACACAGGCTATCTTCTACTAGTCCAGGCCAACTTCTTTGAATGCGGTGGGTTGGCAATTGGAGTCAGCAGTTCTCATATCATCAGCGATGCCTATACACTCAGGACATTCATTAAAAGCTGGGCTGATATTGCCCTAATGGGCACCTTTACTACTGATCGTCATGCCGTGCTTCCCCAGAAATTTGGTGCTGCAGCTACTCTTTTCCCACAACTAGATTTCTTGAACTCAGCTCAACCTGCCGTGGAGTTTGCTGAAGAAAAGTGCATAACAAAGAGATTTGTGTTTGATGCCTCAAATATTGCAGCTCTTAAGTCCAGAGCTGCCAGTGCCGCCTTGCCAAACCCAACGCGCGTTGAAGCAGTGTCGGCGCTTATTTGGAAGTGTGTCTGGGAGGCATCGAGGGTATCAACCTCGGGTATTGTGAGGCCATCCGAGTGGTCTCTGGTGGTGAACATAAGGAAAATATTGGTGCAGCAGCCATTGGCAGATGACTTGATGGGAAATCTTGTGGGGGTGTTTACAGTAAAAACGGAGGCAAGAGAAGTAGTAGATATTGATGTTCAAAGCTTGGTTACCAAATTGAGGAAAGGGGTTGAGGAGTTTAAAGCAAAATATGGAAATGGAGTTAGTGGGGTGGAAGTATGTCATTTCTTTAAAGAGTTTAGGAACTTCATGACAAGGGATGCAGACAACTATAACTGCAGCAGTTGGTGCAGGTTTCCTTTCTATGAAACCAACTTCGGATGGGGAAATCCATTGTGGGTGTGCCAGTGTATAGGAGTGAAGAATCTATTTGTTTTGATGGATACAAGAAATGGGGATGGTGTAGAAGCGTCCCTGACTTTCAATGAAGAAGTCATGGCCGTGTTCGAAACCAATAAGAACTTGCTCGAGTATGCTTCTGTGAATCCGGCTGTCATTTAA